The genome window CCGGCTGGATCAAAGTCGTTCTAGCCGTCGGGGGCCGTGTTCTCAGGACAGCTCGCTTCTTCCGGGAAGCCCACAAAAAAACCGCCGGCTCCCGAGGGGACCGGCGGTTTTTTCGAGATCGGGGTAGGGGGGCTTAGAACGGAATGTCGTCGTCGTCTCCGCCGTCTCCGCCGAAGTCGTTGCCGTAGTCGTCCCCGCCGCCACCGCCGCCACCGCCGCTGCCGCCGTAGGAGCCACCCCCACCGCCGCCACCGCTGTAGCCGCCACCACCACCACCACCGTAGCCGCCACCGCCGCCGCTGTCACCGCGGCTGCCGAGCATCTGGAAGTTGTCCGCGACGATCTCGGTCTTGTACTTCTTCTCGCCGGTCTGGCGATCCTCCCAGGAACGGGTCTGAATCCGTCCCTCGACGTAGACCTGCTTCCCCTTCTGGAGGTATTGACCGGCGATCTCCGCCTGGCGGCCCCAGCACACGATGTTGTGCCATTCGGTCTGTTCCTGACGGTTGCCGTCGCGGTCCCGCCAGCGCCGGGAAGTGGCGAGAGAAAAACTGGCCACGGTCTGGCCGGAGGGGGTAGTGCGAACCTCCGGATCCCGGCCGAGATTGCCGATGAGCATTGCCTTGTTGAGCATGGAAGAGATCTCCTCTAGGTTTCTTGGGCGAACGTATCATAGAGCTTGGATGAGCCGCCGGGGGTCCGCCGGGCCCCGCTGGCCGAAGCTTCACTACCCCTGGGGACGGAAATCATGCGCGTGATCTTGCAACGAGTTGCCAGTGCCTCGGTGGAGGTGGCGGGAGAGACGGTGGGTGCCATCGGCAAAGGGCTGTTGCTCTTCGTCGGGGTGGAGAAGGGGGACGGCCCGGAGCAGACGCGGGCGGCGGTGGAGAAG of Acidobacteriota bacterium contains these proteins:
- a CDS encoding single-stranded DNA-binding protein, whose translation is MLNKAMLIGNLGRDPEVRTTPSGQTVASFSLATSRRWRDRDGNRQEQTEWHNIVCWGRQAEIAGQYLQKGKQVYVEGRIQTRSWEDRQTGEKKYKTEIVADNFQMLGSRGDSGGGGGYGGGGGGGYSGGGGGGGSYGGSGGGGGGGGDDYGNDFGGDGGDDDDIPF